A part of Rhipicephalus microplus isolate Deutch F79 chromosome 8, USDA_Rmic, whole genome shotgun sequence genomic DNA contains:
- the LOC119164059 gene encoding uncharacterized protein LOC119164059 isoform X2, translating to MSKRKWNDDASTSIKNVEREAPNLIDMNGIQSRHTGLSVDYKKACTKCDSLQCHIWNNRATWNGFFVNVGLVLQESDRGDMSLSAGSEYFTKVCHATHEEKKQAATLMYWLLTQHGCVKALTISEDVFEGNEGVVCRALSGSVGVTTVTLWLSSALINEHLVSSLNLMKHLVRVSVVIDSQESFFSKLARLIRKSPSATDVLGTVLASEQHNPAFVSCFEDLCLKSSLRGVSISTHTDPGPSNLRSHFGRTFFGWHPMQLLTTLQVASPERGPEVDVRGICEAVSASSILIQLNIELLTLREEYAVPIQRMLCSTKTLKVFGLNYNSAEMHYRASFQQRYVDSVIRLYSCMRCCTNHMLETPRVMPWIQALLQVDSSVSELHFSMFAFCTLECRAFLNALSKNASLSMVRIPRLGQLPSEYGKFVANAGVMHRVTANLDLNVAYPAMVQPPQHMPGQSVNVFFVVLGRTLSEAAKFGLVAHVHLKVRSVLCLTGETNPTTSPLVQLIRNAPALETVYIRIENSCCSQCWNLLAPPLCDALLQNRGIQTLAIELPMNPAMKLLPLAGLLHRNPALFKFTLHASCPTALGEFFREVSQPKLWDNYNLAVVGFKSDAPDLVGMMLRIKQVADRNSTLAMRAARFVQGVHNVDNARALETMNGSSLFVKRVCGLLRVDKAQALGKILTCLKDVADMNKFLRLTGIVRRDLVCGESGDGSTQLADLNEDCLRYLRQYLKFSDIQEPL from the coding sequence ATGTCCAAGAGAAAATGGAATGATGATGCGTCCACCAGTATTAAGAACGTCGAGCGCGAGGCACCCAACCTAATCGACATGAATGGCATTCAAAGCCGGCACACGGGCCTCAGCGTGGACTACAAGAAGGCGTGCACGAAGTGTGACAGCCTCCAGTGTCACATCTGGAACAACAGAGCCACCTGGAATGGATTCTTCGTAAACGTCGGCTTGGTGCTTCAGGAGAGCGACAGAGGAGACATGTCGTTATCGGCAGGGAGTGAATATTTCACAAAAGTTTGTCATGCTACGCACGAAGAGAAGAAGCAGGCGGCCACGCTGATGTACTGGCTGTTGACGCAACACGGATGCGTCAAGGCGCTAACCATCAGTGAGGACGTCTTCGAAGGTAATGAGGGCGTTGTGTGCAGAGCTCTGAGTGGCAGCGTGGGTGTCACGACCGTGACCCTGTGGCTGTCGAGTGCACTTATCAACGAGCACCTCGTATCATCGCTTAATTTAATGAAGCATTTGGTGAGAGTGAGCGTGGTCATCGACTCGCAGGAGTCGTTCTTCTCAAAGCTCGCGCGCCTGATCCGGAAGAGCCCTTCTGCCACGGATGTACTCGGCACGGTCCTCGCGAGCGAGCAACATAATCCAGCATTCGTCTCGTGCTTCGAAGACCTCTGCTTGAAAAGTAGCTTGCGTGGTGTGTCGATATCAACACATACCGACCCAGGACCCAGCAACTTGCGGTCACATTTCGGACGTACCTTTTTTGGTTGGCATCCGATGCAGTTACTGACCACTCTACAAGTGGCCTCCCCAGAACGTGGCCCAGAGGTAGACGTCCGAGGCATCTGCGAGGCAGTATCGGCGAGCTCTATTCTGATTCAGCTCAATATAGAGTTGTTGACCTTGAGAGAGGAGTACGCGGTGCCGATTCAAAGGATGCTATGTTCTACCAAAACGCTGAAGGTTTTCGGCCTGAACTACAATAGCGCTGAGATGCACTACAGAGCCTCTTTCCAACAGCGTTACGTGGATTCGGTGATACGACTGTACAGCTGCATGCGATGTTGTACGAATCACATGCTGGAAACCCCTCGTGTCATGCCTTGGATTCAGGCCTTGCTGCAGGTAGACAGCTCCGTGAGCGAGCTTCACTTCTCCATGTTCGCCTTTTGCACGTTGGAGTGTCGAGCATTTCTAAACGCACTGTCGAAAAACGCATCACTGAGTATGGTCCGAATTCCTCGCTTGGGCCAGCTCCCTTCAGAATACGGCAAGTTTGTCGCAAATGCCGGAGTTATGCACAGGGTGACCGCGAACCTAGACTTGAATGTCGCGTATCCCGCCATGGTTCAACCTCCTCAACATATGCCGGGACAATCCGTGAACGTGTTTTTTGTTGTGCTCGGACGAACGCTGTCGGAAGCGGCCAAGTTTGGACTCGTCGCCCACGTACACCTGAAAGTCCGTTCTGTCCTCTGCCTCACGGGCGAGACCAATCCCACCACCTCACCGCTCGTCCAGTTGATCCGCAATGCACCTGCCTTGGAGACCGTTTACATACGGATAGAAAACAGCTGTTGCAGCCAGTGCTGGAATCTACTCGCGCCACCGCTCTGCGATGCGCTTCTTCAGAATAGGGGCATTCAAACGCTGGCCATAGAACTGCCAATGAACCCTGCCATGAAGCTGCTTCCGTTGGCCGGACTGCTACATCGAAACCCCGCGCTGTTCAAATTCACGCTCCACGCATCTTGCCCGACAGCTTTAGGCGAGTTTTTCCGCGAAGTTTCACAGCCTAAACTATGGGATAACTACAACCTTGCAGTTGTAGGGTTCAAGTCTGATGCACCGGATCTCGTGGGCATGATGCTCAGAATTAAACAAGTTGCCGACAGAAACTCGACCTTGGCAATGCGCGCTGCAAGATTTGTCCAGGGAGTGCACAACGTGGACAACGCGAGAGCGCTGGAAACAATGAATGGTTCGTCTCTGTTTGTGAAAAGAGTTTGTGGTTTACTTCGTGTGGACAAGGCACAGGCGTTGGGCAAGATTCTCACGTGCTTGAAAGACGTGGCAGACATGAATAAATTCTTGCGGCTGACAGGAATTGTTCGCCGGGACCTCGTTTGCGGGGAGTCAGGTGACGGAAGCACCCAGCTGGCAGACCTCAACGAGGACTGTTTGCGCTATTTACGACAATACCTGAAGTTTAGCGACATTCAAGAACCTCTTTGA